In one window of Desulforhabdus amnigena DNA:
- a CDS encoding ATP-binding protein: protein MMSGAASSISKQTGESSHRFKYGSPHATVSLPTLNDIRNSLGEVRAVLESTDHVIAEYIQIQKMESVGYLARELGHDLRNGLMALAGKLFQLQRVLPNEEAQGRIEDILCILKNLEGMIGRLQSLGQDEYSEEESVPQDFSRESARVIRIMRSSLGAGMHLQYESSPEPLNVMLCKGDVWRILSNLLLNARDAMPHGGRIQVRIGGRHVDAEYCRNHGNAHPGHFASLSVEDEGVGISPEILPRIFDPLFTTKSSSQDAQKRGWGLAIVYTLVRRRGGWIDVESQIEEGTRFEVFLPVHRSSETS from the coding sequence ATGATGTCAGGTGCCGCATCGAGCATCTCAAAGCAGACCGGAGAGTCTTCTCATCGCTTCAAGTACGGGTCTCCACACGCGACGGTTTCGCTTCCCACCCTGAATGACATCCGAAATTCCCTCGGAGAGGTGAGAGCCGTTCTGGAGTCTACGGACCATGTCATTGCCGAGTACATCCAGATTCAAAAGATGGAGTCGGTGGGATACCTGGCCAGGGAGTTGGGGCACGATCTGCGCAACGGCTTGATGGCGCTTGCCGGAAAGCTGTTCCAGCTGCAGCGGGTTTTGCCAAACGAGGAAGCCCAAGGGAGGATCGAAGATATACTCTGCATACTCAAGAACCTTGAAGGGATGATCGGCCGCCTCCAGTCCCTCGGACAAGATGAGTATTCCGAAGAAGAGTCCGTACCGCAGGACTTCTCCCGGGAATCTGCCAGGGTGATCCGAATCATGCGCTCCTCACTCGGCGCAGGGATGCACCTTCAGTACGAATCGAGCCCGGAGCCTCTCAATGTGATGCTCTGCAAAGGGGATGTGTGGCGAATACTGAGCAACCTGCTCCTCAACGCCCGGGACGCCATGCCGCATGGAGGCAGGATTCAGGTACGGATTGGGGGGCGTCATGTCGACGCCGAATATTGTCGGAATCACGGGAACGCTCATCCGGGGCACTTTGCCAGTCTTTCCGTGGAAGACGAAGGGGTGGGAATATCCCCGGAAATCCTGCCGAGAATTTTCGATCCCCTCTTCACTACAAAATCCTCTTCACAAGACGCGCAAAAGCGGGGCTGGGGACTGGCCATTGTTTACACCCTTGTCCGGCGTCGAGGTGGATGGATCGATGTTGAGAGCCAAATCGAAGAGGGGACGCGCTTCGAGGTCTTTCTGCCTGTCCATCGATCTTCTGAAACCAGTTAG
- a CDS encoding tetratricopeptide repeat protein yields MCAMGFVGRLNRIGMEACRRGQFDEAELNLLAALELAQTRGGGCTSIKIHNNLGIVCELQGRHEKAAYHYGNALDLLKEKVPGNHPLHERLTRSLTRAASAGSTAG; encoded by the coding sequence ATGTGTGCCATGGGATTTGTTGGAAGATTGAACAGGATCGGCATGGAAGCTTGCCGGAGAGGACAGTTCGATGAAGCTGAACTGAACCTGCTTGCTGCGCTGGAATTGGCTCAAACCAGGGGGGGAGGCTGCACCTCCATAAAAATCCACAACAACCTGGGCATTGTCTGCGAGCTTCAGGGACGGCATGAAAAAGCTGCATATCACTATGGAAATGCTCTTGATCTTCTGAAGGAAAAAGTGCCCGGAAACCATCCCCTGCATGAGCGGCTCACCCGGAGTCTGACAAGGGCTGCGTCAGCCGGTTCCACCGCCGGTTGA
- a CDS encoding DUF2325 domain-containing protein, protein MRQWNHPWYADCLSVVSILAMSQGTKNLRKLARQFGLLEEGTEADTVEVFVRLHEACHQDMDLVKAIARDLDDRFRSTVARVRSMHLKDIKELEMSLPLPLLWAVLRDCRAEVRSHGRHLVHGLLLDALRGAREGKGKERDLSEAVRSLEAQAAAWKREVADLKRELREKCAENERLKNQLIVRECRRESGRPEESGKGRLTREVRKLRHDLEGHRQRIKELERILADSGTLLPEKVAPAASLEAAGERKGICIFQRPRIVPADKELCAGKKSDCCRDCPLDGLRVAVVGGLSRMQPEYREIVRQLGAEPLFHDGEVRNGSYKLKSLVCGADIVVFITSVNSHGALSVVRAVCKKTGKKFMALKETGSESLEKILRNCAA, encoded by the coding sequence ATGAGGCAATGGAACCATCCCTGGTATGCGGATTGTCTCAGCGTGGTCTCGATTCTCGCCATGTCGCAGGGGACGAAGAACCTGCGCAAGCTTGCACGGCAATTCGGTCTTCTGGAAGAAGGGACCGAGGCGGATACAGTCGAAGTATTCGTGAGGCTCCACGAGGCGTGCCATCAAGACATGGATCTCGTGAAGGCCATTGCCAGGGACCTGGACGATCGATTCAGGTCCACCGTGGCTCGAGTTCGCTCGATGCATCTAAAGGACATAAAAGAGCTGGAGATGAGCTTGCCTCTGCCTCTGCTGTGGGCGGTCCTGAGGGACTGCCGCGCCGAGGTGCGGTCTCATGGACGTCATCTTGTGCATGGACTGCTCTTGGATGCTCTTCGCGGCGCCAGGGAGGGCAAGGGAAAAGAGAGGGATCTGAGCGAGGCTGTCAGATCCCTCGAGGCACAGGCCGCAGCCTGGAAAAGGGAGGTGGCCGATCTGAAACGGGAATTGCGGGAAAAGTGCGCCGAGAATGAACGTTTGAAGAACCAACTTATAGTGAGGGAGTGCCGGCGCGAGTCGGGCAGGCCGGAGGAGTCCGGCAAAGGGAGGCTGACCAGGGAGGTTCGAAAGCTGCGGCATGATTTGGAAGGTCACCGCCAGAGAATAAAGGAGCTGGAAAGAATCCTCGCCGATTCGGGTACCCTTTTGCCGGAAAAGGTCGCCCCGGCAGCTTCTCTCGAAGCTGCCGGCGAAAGGAAGGGAATCTGCATTTTCCAAAGGCCCCGTATTGTGCCCGCGGATAAAGAGCTTTGCGCCGGTAAAAAATCGGACTGCTGCAGGGACTGTCCCCTGGACGGTTTGCGCGTTGCCGTTGTCGGAGGGCTCAGCAGGATGCAGCCCGAGTACCGTGAGATCGTCAGGCAGCTTGGAGCCGAGCCCCTCTTTCATGACGGTGAAGTGCGAAACGGCAGCTACAAGCTGAAAAGCTTGGTCTGCGGGGCGGATATCGTCGTCTTCATCACCTCGGTGAACAGCCACGGCGCTCTCAGCGTGGTGAGAGCGGTCTGCAAGAAGACCGGGAAGAAGTTCATGGCCCTGAAGGAAACCGGGTCCGAGTCACTGGAGAAAATTTTGAGGAATTGTGCCGCATAG
- the feoB gene encoding ferrous iron transport protein B — MNEHLIAIAGNPNSGKTTLFNALTGARQRVANYPGVTVERKEGSCKANGREVRLVDLPGTYSLTAYSLEELVARNVLLTENPRVVVNIVDASNLERNLYLTVQLFELGIPVVIALNMVDVANGRGIEIDAAELSRKLGAPVVETVARSGNGKDALLAAAVELADKNAAWTPLRISYGPDIDPVLDEMERKILAERFLTGLHPARWTALKYLESDEDVIKKGKEANPDLSSGLEKMADGVAAHLQKTFSAYPEAIIADHRYGFVAALLKSGVVKRKHGADRIYLSDRIDRVLTHRFLGPVIMGFVLYALYYFTFTYSEIPIGWLEDGFAALSGLMESWLPPGHLRSLVTKGIIDGVGGVLGFVPLIVFMFLGIALLEDSGYLARAAFMLDRVFRLFGLHGNSFMAYIVGGGIAGGCAVPAVMATRTLRSSRERLATILTVPFMNCGAKLPVYALLVGAFFSENEARMMLLLTLISWSMAFLAAKLLRSTILKGPSTPFLLELPPYRLPTLRGILIHTWERAWLYIRKAGTILLAVSILFWALMNFPELPESEKAAFDAKREAIVAHLPEDLRAVALEGELPGENLPEEMTEVRGKLLAVDQAQAQAALKGSVAGRMGTALEYVTRFCGFDWRTNVALVGGFAAKEMVVSVLGTAYSMGEVDPEEDASLRELLAKDSAWNPLVALSLILFTMLYVPCVVSVVCLAREAGSWKWGLFSAVFGTSVAFIVAVLVYQGGQLLGIGV, encoded by the coding sequence ATGAATGAGCATCTCATAGCCATCGCCGGCAATCCCAACTCCGGTAAAACGACGCTTTTCAACGCTCTTACGGGCGCCCGCCAGAGGGTTGCCAACTATCCCGGGGTGACGGTGGAGCGAAAGGAAGGCAGCTGCAAAGCAAACGGTCGCGAAGTCCGCCTGGTGGACCTGCCAGGGACCTATTCCCTGACCGCTTATTCCCTCGAGGAACTTGTGGCCCGCAATGTTCTCTTGACGGAAAACCCGCGTGTCGTGGTCAATATAGTCGATGCCTCCAACCTCGAGCGCAATCTTTACCTCACGGTTCAGCTCTTCGAATTGGGAATCCCGGTCGTGATCGCCCTGAACATGGTGGATGTGGCAAACGGCAGGGGTATCGAGATCGACGCAGCGGAGCTTTCCCGCAAACTGGGGGCTCCCGTGGTTGAAACGGTGGCCCGGAGCGGAAACGGCAAGGATGCCCTTTTGGCCGCGGCCGTCGAGCTTGCCGACAAAAATGCTGCCTGGACTCCCCTGCGCATTTCATATGGTCCGGATATCGATCCCGTTCTCGATGAAATGGAGCGGAAGATCCTTGCGGAAAGATTCCTTACCGGTCTTCATCCCGCGCGTTGGACGGCCCTGAAGTACCTCGAATCCGATGAAGACGTCATTAAGAAAGGAAAGGAAGCAAATCCAGACCTTTCCTCCGGGCTCGAGAAAATGGCCGATGGAGTTGCGGCCCATCTCCAAAAGACTTTCAGCGCATACCCCGAAGCGATCATAGCGGACCACCGCTACGGGTTCGTCGCCGCACTGCTGAAATCCGGAGTGGTAAAGCGAAAACACGGCGCCGACCGCATCTACCTGTCGGACAGGATCGACCGTGTTCTCACCCATCGCTTTCTTGGCCCTGTCATTATGGGATTCGTCCTGTACGCACTCTACTACTTCACGTTTACCTACAGCGAAATCCCGATCGGCTGGCTGGAAGATGGTTTTGCGGCCTTGAGCGGTCTCATGGAATCCTGGCTTCCCCCGGGCCATCTCCGCTCGCTCGTCACGAAGGGCATCATCGACGGAGTGGGTGGGGTCCTCGGCTTCGTACCGCTCATCGTTTTCATGTTCCTGGGAATCGCGCTCCTTGAGGACTCGGGCTACCTGGCAAGGGCAGCCTTCATGCTGGATCGCGTCTTCCGGCTTTTCGGGCTTCATGGCAATTCCTTCATGGCTTACATCGTGGGAGGCGGAATTGCCGGCGGATGCGCCGTTCCCGCGGTCATGGCGACACGAACGCTCCGCAGTTCCAGGGAGCGGCTTGCGACGATCCTTACCGTTCCTTTCATGAACTGCGGGGCCAAGCTTCCCGTCTATGCCCTTCTGGTCGGTGCCTTTTTCTCCGAAAACGAAGCCCGCATGATGCTTTTGCTGACTCTCATCTCCTGGTCGATGGCGTTCCTGGCCGCAAAACTTCTCCGCTCGACGATCCTCAAGGGCCCCAGTACTCCTTTTCTCCTCGAGCTTCCTCCCTATCGGCTGCCCACCCTGCGCGGCATTCTCATTCATACCTGGGAGCGCGCCTGGCTTTATATAAGGAAGGCGGGAACCATTCTTCTGGCTGTTTCCATTCTTTTCTGGGCGCTCATGAACTTCCCGGAGCTTCCGGAATCGGAGAAGGCGGCTTTTGATGCGAAGCGGGAAGCCATTGTGGCTCATCTTCCCGAGGATCTTCGTGCGGTTGCCCTGGAAGGAGAGCTTCCCGGGGAGAATCTGCCGGAGGAAATGACGGAGGTCCGTGGAAAGCTCCTGGCCGTGGATCAGGCTCAAGCCCAGGCCGCTTTGAAGGGCTCGGTCGCGGGGCGCATGGGAACCGCCCTCGAGTACGTTACCCGCTTCTGCGGATTTGATTGGCGCACCAACGTGGCTCTGGTGGGGGGCTTCGCAGCCAAGGAGATGGTCGTATCGGTCCTGGGCACCGCGTACTCCATGGGTGAAGTCGACCCGGAGGAGGATGCATCGCTTCGGGAGCTCCTTGCGAAAGACTCCGCATGGAACCCCCTTGTAGCCCTCTCTCTGATCCTTTTCACCATGCTCTACGTGCCCTGCGTGGTGAGCGTCGTCTGCCTCGCCAGGGAAGCGGGAAGCTGGAAGTGGGGCCTCTTTTCGGCGGTGTTTGGCACTTCAGTGGCCTTTATCGTGGCGGTCCTAGTCTACCAGGGCGGGCAGTTGCTTGGAATCGGCGTGTAG
- a CDS encoding FeoA family protein, translated as MTDIPLRKMASRQKGVIVRVDAQGELGRRIRDMGLVPGTTVEVQGRAPLKDPVAVRIRDCTLTLRNNEADQILIQLEDKWNE; from the coding sequence ATGACGGACATCCCTTTGCGCAAGATGGCTTCGCGGCAAAAGGGGGTTATCGTGAGGGTCGATGCCCAGGGGGAGCTTGGCCGGCGCATTCGGGACATGGGCCTGGTGCCGGGTACAACCGTGGAGGTGCAGGGGCGTGCTCCGCTCAAAGATCCAGTGGCGGTCAGGATCCGCGACTGTACCTTGACTCTTCGCAACAACGAGGCCGATCAAATCCTGATCCAGCTGGAGGATAAGTGGAATGAATGA
- a CDS encoding plasma-membrane proton-efflux P-type ATPase: MGGQENPESEINPADEHRLEGISLEQARKMPLPELLARFDSTEAGLSAGEAKTRLDEYGFNEISEKKIHPILEFLGFFWGPIPWMIEAAALLAGFIHHWEDFYIILTMLLLNAGVGFWQRQKAENAIALLKDKLALNARVQRDRRWMEVPARELVPGDVVRIRLGDIIPADIKLMDGDYLMIDESALTGESLPVERPVGDTAYAGSIIRQGEMNALVVATGMETFLGKTARLVTEARTQSHFQKALVKIGDYLIAIGLGLVAIVFLVALFRHESLMETLQYALVLTVAAVPATLPAVLSVTLAVGAAVLADRGAIASKMAAIDELAGMDILCSDKTGTITQNALTVGDIAPLGRFLPEEVLVHAALASREEDRDAIDDAVLARVKELPDGTATSSGYKILEFKPFDPISKRTEAFIEAPDGNRFRVAKGAPQVIASLSREPEATDALVEEQVNAFAAQGYRALAVARTDQAGNWNLMGLISLYDPPRPESAQTIQLAQSLGIQVKMVTGDHKAIAQNIARQVNLGTHFQLASDLLDLPDRKARHLVKTADGFAQVFPEHKYHIIELLQEGGHIVGMTGDGVNDAPALRKADVGIAVAGATDAAKSAAHIVLTHPGLGVIVDAIQESRKIFQRMKSYAIYRIGGIIRVLLFVTLSILIFNFYPVTAVMIVLMTLLNDLPILSIAYDNVSYSRQPEKWNMREILSIATYLGLMGVFFSFSIFLVALKMLHLNHQQIQTLIFLKLSIAGYLDIFMGRTRSFFWSSRPGAMLLWSGIATRILATAIALFGWYMTSISWQLVLIVWGWAAVELLVTDPIKVWVYRVLDHNGIIFRR, encoded by the coding sequence ATGGGTGGTCAAGAAAATCCGGAATCCGAAATCAATCCCGCTGATGAACATCGCCTGGAAGGCATCAGCCTGGAACAGGCGCGGAAAATGCCGCTGCCCGAACTTCTGGCCAGATTTGATTCCACTGAAGCCGGGCTTTCCGCCGGGGAGGCGAAAACCCGGCTCGATGAGTACGGTTTCAATGAAATCAGCGAAAAGAAGATACATCCCATCCTGGAGTTCCTTGGCTTCTTCTGGGGTCCGATTCCATGGATGATCGAGGCGGCGGCGCTCCTGGCGGGATTCATCCACCACTGGGAGGATTTTTACATTATCCTCACCATGTTGCTGCTCAATGCGGGGGTAGGATTCTGGCAGAGGCAAAAGGCCGAAAACGCCATTGCTCTGCTCAAGGACAAGCTGGCTCTCAACGCGAGGGTCCAACGCGACCGCCGGTGGATGGAAGTCCCCGCGCGGGAACTGGTTCCCGGAGATGTGGTCCGCATCCGCCTGGGGGACATTATCCCCGCGGATATCAAGCTCATGGACGGCGACTATTTGATGATCGACGAATCCGCCCTCACCGGGGAATCTCTACCGGTGGAAAGACCTGTGGGGGATACGGCCTACGCGGGTTCCATCATCCGCCAGGGAGAAATGAATGCTCTGGTGGTGGCGACGGGGATGGAAACGTTCCTTGGCAAGACAGCCAGACTGGTCACAGAAGCCAGAACGCAAAGCCATTTCCAAAAGGCCCTGGTCAAGATCGGCGACTACCTCATCGCCATCGGGCTCGGCCTGGTGGCCATCGTTTTCCTCGTCGCCCTGTTCCGTCACGAAAGCCTGATGGAAACGCTTCAGTATGCCCTTGTGCTCACCGTGGCAGCCGTTCCAGCTACGCTCCCGGCCGTGCTTTCGGTCACTTTGGCCGTAGGAGCGGCCGTACTGGCGGATCGTGGTGCTATTGCGAGCAAAATGGCGGCCATCGACGAACTGGCCGGCATGGACATCCTATGCTCGGACAAAACCGGCACCATCACTCAAAATGCCCTCACGGTGGGGGACATTGCACCGTTAGGCCGATTCCTTCCCGAGGAGGTTCTGGTACACGCCGCTCTCGCTTCCCGCGAGGAGGACCGGGACGCTATCGACGATGCTGTTCTGGCCAGGGTTAAGGAACTGCCCGATGGCACCGCTACCTCAAGCGGCTACAAAATCCTGGAGTTCAAACCTTTCGACCCCATCTCCAAGCGCACCGAGGCTTTCATTGAAGCCCCGGACGGCAACCGGTTCCGGGTCGCGAAGGGGGCCCCTCAGGTGATCGCTTCGTTGAGCCGCGAACCGGAGGCAACGGATGCTCTTGTGGAGGAGCAGGTCAACGCCTTTGCGGCGCAGGGCTATCGCGCCCTCGCTGTAGCCCGCACAGACCAGGCGGGGAATTGGAACCTCATGGGATTGATCTCTCTTTACGACCCACCGCGACCCGAATCGGCTCAGACCATCCAGTTGGCCCAGTCCCTGGGGATCCAGGTCAAAATGGTTACGGGCGATCATAAGGCCATCGCTCAAAATATCGCCCGCCAGGTGAACCTGGGAACCCATTTCCAGCTCGCTTCCGACCTGCTCGATCTACCCGACCGCAAGGCCAGGCACCTGGTGAAGACGGCGGACGGCTTTGCTCAGGTCTTCCCCGAACATAAGTATCACATCATCGAACTGCTGCAGGAAGGGGGACACATCGTGGGGATGACCGGTGACGGCGTGAACGATGCTCCGGCCCTCAGGAAAGCGGACGTGGGGATTGCCGTGGCGGGGGCTACGGACGCAGCCAAATCGGCAGCCCATATTGTGCTCACTCACCCCGGCCTCGGTGTGATTGTGGATGCCATTCAGGAGAGCCGCAAGATCTTTCAGCGCATGAAAAGCTACGCCATTTACCGCATTGGAGGCATCATCCGGGTCCTGCTGTTCGTCACACTCTCCATCCTTATCTTCAACTTCTATCCCGTGACTGCCGTCATGATCGTTTTGATGACACTCCTGAACGATCTGCCCATCCTCTCCATCGCCTACGACAACGTGAGCTACTCGAGGCAACCGGAGAAGTGGAACATGCGGGAAATCCTGAGCATCGCCACCTACCTTGGACTGATGGGAGTATTTTTTTCCTTCAGCATTTTCCTGGTGGCGCTGAAAATGCTCCACCTCAATCACCAGCAGATCCAGACGCTCATCTTTCTCAAGCTCAGCATAGCCGGATACCTGGACATCTTCATGGGGAGGACCCGCAGCTTTTTCTGGTCCAGCAGACCGGGAGCCATGCTGCTCTGGTCCGGGATCGCTACGCGAATCCTGGCAACGGCCATCGCCTTGTTCGGCTGGTATATGACTTCCATCTCCTGGCAACTGGTGCTGATCGTTTGGGGATGGGCCGCGGTAGAACTCCTGGTCACCGACCCTATCAAAGTCTGGGTTTACAGGGTGCTTGACCACAACGGGATCATCTTTCGTCGGTAA
- the mprF gene encoding bifunctional lysylphosphatidylglycerol flippase/synthetase MprF, with amino-acid sequence MRKKPLSYLGPLIGVVLFGTALWVLHRELYQYHYHEIIASLSRIPGIRLFAAIAVTFLNYLVLTGYDLLSFRYIGRTLAYPKIALASFIGYAFSNNAGLAMLTGSSVRYRLYSAWGITAFEITKVVAFYTITLWLGLFAVAGGAFLINPIDLPRWLHLPFSSVRPIGFLLLLLLCAYLTAAFLKKEPVSIRGWEVPMPPPGLSILQIAVSGLDWTLAASVLYILLEPTPSLSFPAFLTVFLLGQLSGLVSQVPGGLGVFESVMVIGLAPALPAYSVLASLLAYRMIYYLIPLAVAVVLLGLHELFALRTGFAKAARIFGEWIPGLAPPVFAFLAFISGAVLLVSGATPGAGWRMELLRHSVPLAVVEFSHFLGSIIGVVLLLLARGLQLKLDAAYFLTLLLLGAGMVTSLLKGLDFEEAGVLGMVLFMLLPARRYFYRKASLFAEPFSSGWIASVGIVLLASLWLCFFSFKHVEYRGDLWWTFTFSGNAPRSLRAMVGAVMTCFFIAAVRLLRPAPPRSRPVFNAAEEEKVQSIVRLSQSTSANLALLGDKLFLFSGSGRSFIMYGIEGRSWVAMGDPVGEQDEWRELVWQFHEMCDRYGGWTVFYEVGKENLPLYLDLGLVPFKIGEEARVPLGNFSLEGKSRKGFRRVCNGFEKEGFCFEIVAVEQVPSMIPMLKTISDAWLTEKNTREKRFSLGYFNPAYIRHFPLGIVRKEATVFAFCNILEGAEKEELSVDLMRYLPSAPRDTMEYLFLQLMLWGKAQGYQWFNLGMAPLSGLDGRTLAPAWNRLGSLIYQHGEQFYNFQGLRQYKEKFDPQWEPRYLTCPPGFVLPRILANIASLVSGGMKGVISK; translated from the coding sequence ATGAGAAAAAAACCTTTATCATATCTTGGCCCCCTGATAGGGGTCGTCCTTTTCGGTACAGCCCTTTGGGTGCTGCACCGGGAGTTGTACCAGTACCACTATCATGAAATTATCGCCAGCCTGAGCCGGATTCCCGGAATCCGCCTTTTCGCCGCTATTGCCGTCACTTTTCTGAACTATCTTGTACTCACCGGCTACGATTTACTTTCCTTTCGCTACATCGGCCGTACTCTTGCCTATCCGAAAATTGCCCTGGCCTCCTTCATCGGCTACGCCTTCAGCAACAATGCGGGTTTGGCCATGCTTACGGGAAGCTCAGTGCGCTACCGGCTTTATTCGGCATGGGGAATTACGGCTTTTGAGATCACCAAAGTCGTAGCATTCTATACCATCACTCTCTGGCTCGGTCTTTTTGCCGTTGCCGGAGGTGCATTTCTCATAAACCCCATAGATCTTCCCCGCTGGCTCCATCTTCCCTTCTCATCGGTTCGTCCCATCGGATTCCTGCTCCTGCTGCTCCTCTGTGCTTACCTGACTGCAGCCTTCCTCAAAAAAGAGCCTGTCTCCATTCGAGGCTGGGAGGTCCCCATGCCGCCCCCGGGGCTCTCCATCCTGCAAATCGCCGTCTCCGGACTGGACTGGACCCTTGCTGCCAGCGTTCTCTACATTCTTCTGGAACCGACCCCATCCCTCTCTTTTCCAGCTTTCCTGACCGTATTCCTTCTTGGGCAACTATCGGGATTGGTGAGTCAGGTACCGGGAGGACTGGGTGTTTTTGAATCAGTGATGGTAATAGGACTTGCCCCGGCACTGCCGGCTTATTCGGTCCTCGCTTCCCTGCTGGCTTACCGGATGATCTATTACCTGATCCCGCTCGCCGTGGCCGTTGTGCTTCTGGGACTGCATGAGTTGTTCGCTCTAAGAACCGGTTTTGCAAAGGCCGCCAGGATTTTTGGTGAATGGATCCCTGGTTTGGCACCACCCGTATTTGCTTTCCTGGCCTTTATTTCCGGCGCTGTTCTTCTCGTTTCCGGAGCCACGCCCGGAGCAGGCTGGCGGATGGAATTGCTGCGCCATAGCGTTCCCCTGGCGGTTGTGGAATTTTCCCACTTTTTGGGGAGCATTATCGGCGTCGTTCTTCTCCTCCTTGCCAGAGGATTGCAGCTGAAACTCGATGCCGCCTATTTCCTCACCCTTCTTCTTCTGGGAGCCGGGATGGTGACATCTCTTTTGAAAGGCCTGGATTTCGAGGAGGCAGGGGTGCTCGGAATGGTATTGTTCATGCTCCTGCCCGCTCGGAGATATTTCTACCGAAAGGCCTCGCTTTTTGCGGAGCCGTTCAGTTCAGGGTGGATCGCAAGCGTGGGGATTGTGCTTCTCGCTTCCCTGTGGCTCTGTTTTTTTTCCTTCAAGCACGTTGAATACCGGGGCGATCTGTGGTGGACTTTCACCTTCTCGGGGAATGCTCCGCGCTCGCTTCGAGCCATGGTCGGAGCTGTGATGACGTGCTTTTTCATTGCGGCGGTGCGCCTTCTCCGCCCTGCGCCGCCGCGGTCCAGGCCCGTCTTCAACGCTGCGGAAGAGGAGAAGGTGCAGTCCATTGTCCGGCTTTCGCAAAGTACCTCGGCAAATCTGGCCCTCCTTGGGGACAAGCTGTTCCTTTTCAGCGGGAGCGGGCGGAGCTTCATCATGTATGGAATAGAAGGACGCAGTTGGGTTGCCATGGGAGATCCCGTGGGGGAACAAGACGAATGGAGGGAACTCGTCTGGCAGTTCCACGAGATGTGCGACCGCTACGGAGGTTGGACCGTCTTCTACGAGGTGGGAAAGGAGAACCTTCCCCTTTACCTGGATCTTGGGCTGGTACCTTTCAAAATCGGTGAAGAGGCACGCGTTCCCCTGGGGAATTTCTCGCTGGAGGGGAAATCTAGAAAGGGCTTTCGACGGGTTTGCAACGGGTTTGAGAAGGAGGGCTTTTGCTTTGAAATCGTCGCGGTGGAACAAGTCCCCTCCATGATCCCGATGCTGAAGACAATTTCCGATGCGTGGCTGACGGAGAAAAACACTCGCGAGAAGCGTTTTTCCCTGGGGTACTTCAACCCCGCATATATCCGGCATTTTCCTTTGGGCATCGTACGAAAAGAGGCAACGGTTTTCGCCTTTTGCAACATATTGGAAGGGGCGGAAAAGGAGGAGCTCTCCGTCGACCTCATGCGCTATCTTCCGAGTGCTCCGCGTGATACCATGGAATACCTTTTTCTTCAACTCATGCTCTGGGGGAAGGCACAGGGATATCAATGGTTCAACCTCGGCATGGCTCCCCTCTCCGGCCTGGACGGCCGCACCCTCGCCCCGGCCTGGAACCGGCTCGGCTCCCTCATCTACCAGCACGGGGAACAATTCTACAACTTTCAGGGGCTGAGACAGTACAAAGAGAAATTCGATCCCCAGTGGGAGCCCCGTTATCTCACCTGTCCCCCCGGCTTTGTGCTGCCGCGCATCCTCGCCAATATCGCTTCTCTTGTCTCGGGAGGCATGAAAGGAGTGATCTCCAAATGA